In one window of Tissierellales bacterium DNA:
- a CDS encoding ARMT1-like domain-containing protein — MGLNLHGHVDCISCMIQKYDGIADRYYKTKEEKYEFMRKVMELILASKSHKTAPYISAKINALLNENFGIDDPYFDEKEYFNKAILALKPEVKSKLERSSEPLKEHLKYAAAGNIIDFGALKNITDELVFSTIEDVLKQDIDEETFSDFENDLQNAKTLVYLGDNCGEIVFDSLLVEYLSKTYPNLKIYFGVRGKPILNDVLKKDALLVGIDNWAEIAENGTAIPGTDLEEVSPEYRKLVESADIIISKGQGNFETLSNCGLNIYYVFLCKCERIVKALDKEMFSLMFINEQKI, encoded by the coding sequence ATGGGTCTTAATTTACACGGTCATGTGGATTGTATCAGCTGCATGATTCAGAAATACGATGGCATAGCCGATCGTTATTACAAAACAAAAGAAGAAAAATATGAATTCATGAGAAAGGTTATGGAACTCATACTCGCATCAAAATCTCACAAAACAGCACCTTATATCAGTGCTAAAATCAATGCCCTATTGAATGAAAATTTTGGCATAGATGATCCCTACTTTGACGAAAAAGAATATTTCAACAAAGCTATACTAGCTCTAAAACCTGAGGTTAAATCAAAATTAGAACGATCTAGCGAGCCGCTAAAAGAACATTTAAAATACGCCGCTGCAGGAAACATAATCGATTTTGGTGCATTAAAAAATATCACTGATGAGCTAGTTTTCTCAACAATAGAAGATGTATTAAAACAAGATATAGATGAAGAAACGTTCTCTGATTTCGAAAATGATCTTCAAAATGCCAAAACTCTAGTTTATCTAGGTGACAACTGTGGCGAAATAGTTTTTGACAGCCTTCTAGTTGAATATTTGTCTAAAACATATCCTAATCTTAAAATTTATTTTGGAGTTAGAGGTAAACCTATCCTAAATGATGTACTCAAAAAAGATGCGTTATTAGTAGGTATCGATAATTGGGCAGAAATAGCAGAAAATGGAACCGCTATACCAGGAACTGATTTAGAAGAAGTTAGCCCCGAGTATAGGAAACTCGTCGAATCTGCAGACATCATTATTTCAAAAGGACAGGGCAATTTCGAAACTCTTTCGAATTGTGGACTAAATATTTACTATGTATTTTTGTGTAAATGCGAGCGAATCGTAAAGGCTTTAGACAAAGAAATGTTTAGTCTCATGTTTATAAATGAGCAAAAGATTTAA
- the coaBC gene encoding bifunctional phosphopantothenoylcysteine decarboxylase/phosphopantothenate--cysteine ligase CoaBC has product MSMFSGKNIVIGVTGGIAVYKAVDLVSRLKKLEAEVNVIMTESAREFVMPLTFQTISNNPVAIDTFAPPQKWSVEHISLAQKADLFMIVPATANIIGKMANGIADDMLSTTVMATKAPVLIAPAMNTGMYENVIVQDNIKKLKSFGYEFVGPGAGFLACGDIGAGRLIEAETIISKAEGLLIGKRDLLGKKILVTAGPTQESIDPVRYITNHSSGKMGYAIAEAAIQRGANVTLVTGPTNLRVPDDVEVIYTKSAQEMYEAVSDRFEDCDIVIQSAAVADYRPKNVSNQKIKKSGNLQIELDRTKDIAFEIGKRKSNQCLVGFAAETENLIENAKGKMERKSFDYIVANDLTASGAGFKSDTNIATILSAKGMVKTLPKLTKKELAHEIINSIIK; this is encoded by the coding sequence ATGTCGATGTTTAGTGGAAAGAATATTGTAATAGGTGTAACTGGAGGTATAGCAGTATACAAAGCAGTTGATTTGGTTAGCAGACTCAAAAAATTAGAAGCAGAAGTCAATGTAATAATGACTGAGAGTGCTAGAGAATTTGTTATGCCGCTGACATTTCAGACAATTTCTAATAACCCTGTCGCGATAGATACATTTGCACCGCCACAGAAGTGGTCAGTTGAGCATATAAGTTTAGCACAAAAAGCAGATTTATTTATGATAGTTCCAGCAACAGCTAATATAATTGGAAAGATGGCAAATGGAATAGCTGATGATATGCTTTCTACTACAGTCATGGCAACAAAAGCTCCAGTGCTTATCGCTCCTGCTATGAACACTGGCATGTATGAAAATGTTATAGTTCAAGATAATATAAAAAAATTAAAATCATTTGGCTATGAATTCGTAGGGCCAGGAGCAGGATTTTTAGCATGTGGAGATATAGGTGCAGGTCGTCTTATAGAAGCGGAGACGATAATATCTAAGGCAGAGGGATTGCTCATTGGTAAGAGAGATTTACTAGGCAAGAAGATACTTGTTACAGCAGGGCCAACACAAGAATCAATTGATCCTGTAAGATACATTACAAATCATTCATCAGGTAAAATGGGGTACGCTATAGCTGAAGCGGCAATTCAAAGAGGTGCAAATGTTACACTGGTTACTGGTCCTACAAATCTTAGAGTTCCAGATGATGTGGAGGTCATTTATACAAAAAGTGCTCAGGAGATGTATGAAGCTGTTTCAGATAGGTTTGAGGATTGTGATATAGTTATACAGTCGGCAGCAGTTGCAGATTATAGACCTAAAAATGTATCAAATCAGAAGATAAAAAAATCTGGAAATCTTCAAATAGAGCTTGATAGAACAAAGGATATAGCTTTTGAAATTGGGAAGAGAAAGAGCAATCAATGTCTAGTTGGTTTCGCAGCGGAAACAGAAAATTTGATAGAAAATGCAAAGGGAAAAATGGAAAGAAAATCATTTGACTATATAGTGGCGAATGATTTGACTGCAAGCGGTGCTGGATTTAAATCTGATACAAATATTGCAACGATATTGTCTGCAAAGGGAATGGTAAAAACATTACCTAAGCTTACTAAGAAAGAATTAGCTCACGAAATCATAAATTCAATTATTAAATAA
- a CDS encoding N-acetylmuramoyl-L-alanine amidase produces the protein MVVLIRARYRIKIRGIVLLIVIFMLIIVGIRSCVSRVKSGDEREIENGVVVNDSLYKIYIDPGHGGSDPGAEGDRTEEKDLTLKVGLALNDVLLESNFQTYMSRVDDSTINVRKRPGMANETDADVFVSIHFNAADPKKINNYRSVSGIETFYYENTESDSPVLAKYVQEALVEGLGFRDRGYQPADHCVTRETTMPAILIELGFLSNYDQENFYLEKENIEKAANCIKEGIENYFEEKEGNKDVDV, from the coding sequence GTGGTGGTTTTAATCAGAGCTAGATATAGAATAAAAATCAGAGGAATAGTATTGCTCATAGTAATTTTCATGTTAATTATAGTGGGTATTAGAAGTTGTGTAAGTCGCGTGAAAAGCGGGGATGAAAGAGAGATTGAAAATGGTGTAGTGGTGAACGATTCTCTATATAAAATCTACATAGATCCAGGGCATGGAGGCAGTGATCCGGGAGCAGAAGGGGATAGAACGGAAGAAAAAGATCTTACACTTAAAGTGGGATTGGCATTAAATGACGTGCTTTTAGAATCTAATTTTCAGACGTATATGAGCCGTGTAGATGATAGTACTATAAATGTAAGAAAACGTCCAGGCATGGCAAATGAAACTGATGCGGATGTGTTTGTCAGCATTCATTTCAATGCGGCTGATCCAAAAAAGATAAATAATTACAGAAGCGTAAGCGGTATAGAAACATTTTATTATGAGAATACTGAATCTGACAGCCCGGTATTAGCAAAATATGTGCAGGAAGCATTAGTTGAAGGACTGGGTTTTAGAGATAGGGGTTATCAACCGGCAGATCATTGTGTGACTAGAGAAACTACAATGCCAGCTATTTTGATAGAGCTTGGTTTTTTGAGTAATTATGATCAGGAAAATTTTTATTTGGAAAAAGAAAACATAGAAAAAGCAGCTAATTGTATAAAAGAAGGAATCGAAAATTATTTTGAAGAGAAAGAAGGAAATAAAGATGTCGATGTTTAG
- a CDS encoding NusG domain II-containing protein: MKKNDLILIIAILILAGGIFSFWRISNSNTENLVVRIYVEDSLYYTHPLTADLEKTLTIETAFGKNIVTIKDGIVNMIEADCPDQVCVDSHAISNAGESLVCLPHQVFVDIVGDKPVESEVDASAY; the protein is encoded by the coding sequence ATGAAAAAAAATGATTTAATACTAATTATTGCTATATTGATTTTAGCTGGTGGAATATTCAGCTTTTGGCGTATAAGCAATTCCAATACAGAAAATCTCGTTGTAAGAATATATGTAGAGGATAGTCTCTATTACACTCACCCACTGACTGCTGATCTAGAAAAAACACTTACTATAGAAACTGCTTTCGGTAAAAATATCGTTACCATAAAAGATGGCATAGTAAACATGATAGAAGCTGACTGTCCAGATCAAGTTTGCGTCGATAGCCACGCCATAAGTAATGCTGGCGAATCACTTGTCTGCCTTCCTCATCAAGTTTTTGTAGATATTGTTGGTGATAAACCTGTTGAATCAGAAGTAGACGCTAGTGCGTATTAA
- a CDS encoding transcription repressor NadR, with product MITGDRRIAIYETLLEADLPMKGSTLAEMFKVSRQVIVQDIAVLRAEGKEIIATPAGYLVMQMEKNGLEKTIISKHNTLEALQKELEIIVDHGAKVLDVIVEHPIYGEIKGRLMLTNRIEVNAFIEKIKKEGATPLSKLTDGLHLHTLWVPDESTFNKIVESLKDFTK from the coding sequence ATGATTACAGGAGATAGAAGAATAGCGATATATGAGACTTTATTGGAAGCAGATCTTCCCATGAAAGGCAGTACATTAGCTGAGATGTTCAAGGTGAGCAGGCAGGTTATAGTTCAAGATATTGCTGTTTTGAGAGCAGAAGGAAAAGAAATAATAGCAACTCCAGCAGGATATTTAGTGATGCAGATGGAAAAAAATGGACTTGAGAAAACAATAATATCTAAACACAATACATTGGAAGCATTGCAAAAAGAATTAGAAATAATAGTAGACCATGGTGCAAAGGTATTAGACGTAATTGTGGAGCATCCTATTTACGGTGAAATAAAGGGCAGATTGATGCTCACAAATCGAATAGAAGTGAATGCGTTTATAGAAAAAATAAAAAAAGAGGGGGCAACCCCACTTTCAAAATTAACAGATGGCCTCCACTTACATACGCTCTGGGTGCCAGATGAATCTACATTTAATAAAATTGTTGAGTCGCTAAAGGACTTTACAAAGTAA
- a CDS encoding HAMP domain-containing histidine kinase gives MLNIRGIGKKILFSYLMLLIFVLVFTNGVFWILSETYLTNKTREKLMEEGYHVAKVYKETNYKKDVLGNRFVNRRNFTIAGKFIDSNILLLNENHEIIYTDMDEAMINYFIGNDSEEEFEIEGYETAHVSITDESDESLRGHVFLITKREDIEELVNLNRESLTISIMFSMIFAIILGVLFEKSITRPIKLLQKKMTKFVPGKPQKMEAIRTGDEIEKLDKCFSKMTSKIVEMDRAKTTIFQNTSHELKTPLMSIRGYAEAIKDGIAEGDTVNECLDIIIKESMRLTTTLDDLIYLSKVDELYEFYDKKMTYLSDSIYSSIKSVKSIADDAGIEIIFNRKADHFGNYDEDKMIRAFINILGNCVRYANSYIEITLDKGREGVFVKIIDDGTGFKLGEEHKIFERYYKGNNGNTGLGLSIVNSIIRGHNGTITAHNRRETQGAMFEIHLPRV, from the coding sequence ATGTTAAACATCAGAGGAATTGGAAAGAAAATACTATTTAGCTATTTGATGCTTTTGATTTTTGTGCTTGTTTTTACAAATGGTGTATTTTGGATATTATCTGAGACCTATCTTACAAATAAGACTCGAGAGAAGCTGATGGAGGAAGGATACCATGTGGCTAAAGTTTACAAAGAGACGAATTATAAGAAAGATGTGCTTGGAAATAGATTTGTAAATAGACGAAATTTTACTATTGCAGGTAAATTTATAGATTCTAATATACTTTTGCTAAATGAGAATCACGAAATCATATACACCGATATGGATGAGGCTATGATAAATTATTTCATAGGAAACGATTCAGAAGAAGAATTTGAGATAGAAGGTTACGAAACTGCTCATGTTTCAATTACAGATGAGAGTGATGAAAGTCTTCGAGGCCATGTTTTTTTGATTACAAAGAGAGAAGATATAGAGGAACTCGTGAATTTAAATCGAGAAAGCCTTACGATAAGTATAATGTTTTCTATGATATTTGCTATAATACTTGGAGTTCTGTTTGAAAAGAGTATCACAAGACCTATAAAACTTTTGCAGAAAAAGATGACAAAATTTGTTCCAGGGAAGCCACAAAAGATGGAAGCAATAAGAACTGGAGATGAAATAGAAAAATTAGATAAGTGTTTTAGCAAGATGACAAGCAAAATAGTTGAGATGGATAGGGCGAAGACAACTATTTTTCAAAATACTTCTCATGAGCTGAAGACACCACTGATGTCTATAAGAGGTTATGCTGAAGCTATAAAGGATGGTATAGCAGAAGGCGACACTGTAAATGAATGTCTCGACATAATTATCAAGGAGAGTATGAGGCTTACAACTACATTAGACGATTTAATTTATTTATCTAAAGTAGATGAGCTTTATGAATTCTACGATAAGAAGATGACTTATTTATCGGATAGTATTTATTCGTCGATAAAATCCGTCAAGTCAATAGCAGATGATGCTGGGATTGAGATTATATTTAACAGAAAAGCAGATCATTTTGGAAATTATGATGAGGATAAGATGATCAGGGCTTTTATAAATATATTGGGAAATTGCGTGAGATATGCAAATTCGTATATAGAAATTACTCTAGACAAGGGTAGAGAAGGGGTTTTCGTCAAAATAATTGATGATGGAACTGGATTTAAACTTGGAGAAGAACACAAGATTTTTGAGAGGTATTACAAAGGGAATAATGGTAATACGGGCCTTGGGTTATCGATAGTAAATTCTATCATAAGAGGACACAATGGAACGATTACTGCTCACAATAGAAGAGAAACTCAAGGTGCTATGTTTGAGATTCATTTGCCTAGGGTATAG
- a CDS encoding MATE family efflux transporter, which yields MQEREKLLTSDLKSLFFKLSIPGMIGMVVIGLYNFVDAIFVGQLVGKEAVGAVALMYAVVLFNQALLTLIGSGSMSVLSIAMGKKDQAKIDKLLGNMIVLLVLISGLFTIFVAFNTDSIVRFVGGKGLTHELGVRYLKILLIGFIPAALGPAMNFLLRAEGKMRDAMIIMGTFSILNIILDPIFIKTLGYGIEGAAIATIISQYLLMITQFVYFGMGRSIISLNKIKLRVERDVLPEIFKVGFSQMLMCVMAMVQQIILFNSLQAYGGNDHVSLMGGSYRVFMFAYLAVWGIGQGLQSVVGVNYGAGRYDRVKNAFKQFTLIGSLISVSVWILFMVFPENILSWFIPDPKLVADNVNLFRLFTSIFFLYVYFATVLNFFIGLGKGKEAGVIAISRQIVFFIPLALVLPKFMGVTGIWLSLPLSDLLCMILAVFYQKRIFLNDLVELKAA from the coding sequence ATGCAAGAAAGAGAAAAACTTTTGACTAGTGATTTGAAAAGTTTATTTTTCAAATTATCAATACCAGGCATGATTGGTATGGTTGTAATAGGACTATATAATTTTGTTGATGCAATATTTGTAGGTCAACTCGTTGGAAAAGAAGCCGTTGGGGCAGTGGCTCTAATGTATGCTGTAGTACTTTTTAATCAAGCACTATTGACTCTAATAGGCAGTGGCTCTATGTCCGTACTTTCCATTGCTATGGGAAAAAAAGATCAAGCCAAAATAGATAAATTGCTTGGGAATATGATAGTTCTACTCGTATTGATTTCTGGTCTATTCACAATATTTGTAGCTTTTAATACAGACTCTATCGTTCGCTTTGTCGGTGGCAAAGGATTAACACATGAATTAGGTGTAAGATATCTCAAAATACTACTCATTGGTTTCATCCCTGCAGCACTAGGTCCTGCTATGAATTTTCTACTTAGAGCAGAAGGAAAAATGAGAGATGCCATGATTATAATGGGTACATTTAGCATACTAAATATCATATTAGACCCTATATTTATAAAAACACTTGGCTACGGAATAGAAGGTGCAGCTATTGCAACTATAATATCTCAATATCTGCTTATGATTACTCAATTTGTTTATTTTGGAATGGGTAGAAGCATCATTTCTCTAAACAAAATCAAACTTCGAGTAGAAAGAGATGTACTTCCAGAAATTTTCAAAGTTGGTTTTTCACAGATGCTTATGTGCGTTATGGCTATGGTTCAGCAAATCATATTATTTAATTCACTTCAGGCCTATGGTGGAAACGACCACGTATCACTAATGGGCGGTTCGTACAGAGTCTTTATGTTCGCCTATTTGGCTGTTTGGGGTATAGGTCAAGGGCTTCAATCTGTGGTAGGTGTAAATTATGGAGCAGGTAGATACGATAGGGTAAAAAATGCATTTAAGCAGTTTACTCTCATTGGTTCTCTAATTTCAGTTTCTGTTTGGATTTTATTTATGGTCTTCCCAGAAAATATACTTAGCTGGTTTATTCCAGATCCAAAATTAGTAGCTGACAATGTCAACTTATTTAGATTATTCACTAGTATATTCTTCTTGTATGTATACTTTGCAACTGTGCTCAATTTCTTTATCGGTCTAGGCAAGGGCAAAGAAGCTGGAGTCATAGCTATTTCTAGACAAATTGTATTCTTTATTCCCCTTGCACTAGTTTTACCAAAATTCATGGGTGTAACTGGTATTTGGCTTTCACTTCCACTATCAGATTTACTCTGCATGATTCTTGCAGTATTCTATCAAAAGCGAATATTTTTAAATGATCTTGTCGAGTTAAAAGCAGCTTAA
- a CDS encoding response regulator transcription factor, with protein MKHIYIVDDEKNIRDLINMYLNKEGFETSVFEDGTEVLEHFDEDQPDLVVLDIMMPGIDGLDLCKKIRSQSDVPIIFVSAKDEEIDRILGLELGADDYLVKPFSPRELVVRIKNIFKRIDKESSSESDLIEIKDIKIHRTRRTVLTETGEEIKYTNKEYDLFEYLAINKNIPCTREKLIEEIWGYNYIGDTRMIDDLIKRIRKKLKDANSKLSISTVWGYGYRMDD; from the coding sequence ATGAAACATATATATATTGTAGATGATGAAAAAAATATAAGAGACTTGATTAATATGTACTTAAACAAAGAAGGTTTTGAGACAAGTGTATTTGAAGATGGAACGGAAGTTTTAGAACACTTCGATGAGGATCAGCCTGACTTGGTGGTACTAGACATAATGATGCCTGGGATAGATGGATTGGATTTGTGCAAAAAAATCAGATCGCAAAGTGATGTTCCCATAATATTTGTTTCAGCAAAGGATGAGGAAATAGATAGGATATTGGGATTAGAACTAGGAGCGGATGATTATTTGGTAAAACCATTTAGTCCTAGAGAGCTAGTTGTTAGGATAAAAAACATATTCAAGCGAATAGATAAGGAAAGTTCTTCTGAGAGCGATTTAATTGAAATCAAAGACATAAAAATACATAGGACTAGAAGAACAGTCTTGACAGAAACAGGAGAAGAAATTAAATATACTAATAAAGAGTATGATTTGTTCGAGTATCTGGCAATAAATAAAAACATTCCTTGTACTCGTGAAAAATTGATAGAAGAAATTTGGGGTTACAATTATATTGGCGATACTAGAATGATAGATGACTTGATAAAACGTATTCGAAAGAAACTTAAAGATGCCAATTCGAAGTTAAGCATTTCCACCGTATGGGGGTATGGCTATAGAATGGATGATTAA
- a CDS encoding TetR/AcrR family transcriptional regulator, with product MQIKKDTIRQQIIDSGKSLFMEFGFRNTSMRQVAKNSSVSTANIYNYFQNKDDLFKATVQNAIDSYTNLLDVAFEEKTWADKNSWLFSAEVARFHEFVDVIYNYQDEFMILFSKSEGSIFENYDQKIIDLQSTMSQQVNDQMTNTQNGFLKKPVPDFIVRTSARMYMDLIIGGLQNGLSKEIVKERVVECVYFLFYGYMGYFSDELRNQQEVF from the coding sequence GTGCAGATAAAAAAAGATACTATAAGACAGCAAATTATAGATTCTGGAAAATCGTTATTTATGGAATTTGGATTTCGAAACACATCTATGAGGCAGGTTGCAAAAAATTCATCCGTATCCACTGCTAATATATATAATTATTTTCAAAATAAGGATGATTTATTCAAAGCTACAGTTCAAAATGCTATAGATTCTTATACAAATTTATTGGATGTCGCTTTTGAAGAGAAAACTTGGGCAGATAAAAATTCTTGGCTATTTTCAGCTGAAGTCGCTCGTTTTCATGAATTTGTGGATGTTATTTACAATTATCAAGACGAGTTTATGATATTGTTCTCCAAATCTGAGGGCTCTATTTTCGAAAATTATGATCAAAAAATCATAGACCTACAAAGCACTATGAGCCAACAAGTAAACGATCAAATGACCAATACTCAAAATGGCTTCTTGAAAAAACCTGTTCCGGATTTTATAGTTAGAACTTCAGCTAGAATGTATATGGATTTAATAATCGGAGGACTACAAAATGGACTTTCCAAAGAAATTGTAAAGGAAAGAGTGGTCGAGTGTGTTTATTTTCTATTTTACGGATATATGGGTTATTTTTCAGATGAACTCAGAAATCAGCAGGAAGTATTCTAA
- a CDS encoding TetR/AcrR family transcriptional regulator gives MDKKAIQKNRVMSYFIDAANEIIQEEGIEAVTIRRVSDMAGFNSATLYNYFENLDHLLFLASMKTVQEYPKRVLEYIQRAENIIEKNLLIWECFCKLSFERPKIYYRVFFSKLARPTSLYVEEYYRVYPKDHRDLHGEVPDLLDATDLNRRNHKILKPGIDAGYFLESDHDEINDMTMLIYKGMLMRVMDQNEEYNLEEIVDTTVRYISKIYDIYRKK, from the coding sequence ATGGATAAGAAAGCAATTCAAAAAAACAGAGTCATGAGTTATTTTATTGATGCAGCAAATGAAATTATTCAAGAAGAAGGTATCGAAGCAGTTACAATTAGAAGAGTATCGGATATGGCAGGATTTAACAGTGCAACTTTATACAATTATTTTGAAAATTTAGATCATCTATTATTTTTAGCGTCGATGAAAACAGTTCAAGAATATCCAAAGAGAGTGTTAGAATATATTCAAAGAGCGGAGAATATAATAGAAAAGAATCTACTAATTTGGGAGTGCTTTTGTAAATTGAGCTTTGAAAGACCAAAAATCTATTATAGAGTATTCTTTTCAAAGCTAGCTCGTCCAACGAGTTTGTATGTTGAAGAGTACTATAGGGTTTATCCAAAGGATCACAGAGATTTGCATGGAGAGGTTCCGGATTTATTAGATGCTACTGATTTAAATAGACGAAACCACAAAATATTGAAACCAGGTATAGATGCGGGCTATTTCTTAGAGTCAGATCATGATGAAATAAACGATATGACTATGTTGATATATAAAGGAATGCTTATGAGAGTTATGGATCAAAATGAGGAATACAATTTAGAAGAGATAGTTGATACGACAGTTAGATACATTTCAAAGATTTACGATATATATAGAAAGAAATAA
- a CDS encoding transposase has protein sequence MSQSLNFGKSVSDNGWGMFTTMLKYKTELAGKQLVKIDKFYPSSKTCCICGMVKQNLKLSDRIYTCECGNSMDRDLNASINIKNQGKLLLQY, from the coding sequence CATGAGTCAATCACTGAATTTCGGTAAAAGCGTATCCGATAATGGATGGGGAATGTTTACTACAATGCTTAAATACAAAACAGAACTAGCAGGAAAACAACTTGTAAAGATAGATAAATTCTATCCATCAAGTAAAACCTGCTGCATTTGTGGTATGGTAAAACAAAACCTAAAATTATCAGATAGAATATACACTTGCGAATGTGGCAATTCAATGGATAGAGACTTAAATGCAAGTATAAATATAAAAAATCAGGGCAAACTATTATTACAATATTAG
- a CDS encoding Gx transporter family protein, with protein sequence MSAKKLVFFSILIAQAMVLSFIEQLIPLPVAIPGAKLGLANLVTLIVLYKFGFKPAFSILLGRIFLISFLFGNFAMLWYSLAGGLLALLTMALSRKFFSMIGVSILGALMHNVGQVCVAALVIENLKIAYYLPVLLVIAIPTGLFIGITGRYLLSAIDKIKLEL encoded by the coding sequence ATGTCTGCAAAAAAACTTGTATTTTTCTCTATTCTCATTGCTCAAGCTATGGTCTTAAGTTTTATAGAACAGCTTATCCCTCTTCCTGTAGCTATTCCAGGGGCTAAGTTAGGGCTTGCTAACCTAGTTACTCTAATTGTCCTATACAAATTTGGATTCAAACCTGCCTTTAGCATATTGCTTGGAAGAATATTTTTGATTTCTTTTCTCTTCGGAAACTTTGCGATGCTTTGGTATAGCTTGGCTGGTGGATTATTAGCGCTTCTAACAATGGCTCTATCTAGAAAATTTTTCTCTATGATAGGCGTTAGTATACTTGGAGCACTTATGCACAATGTAGGTCAAGTATGTGTAGCTGCACTTGTAATTGAAAATTTAAAAATAGCTTACTACCTCCCAGTATTACTCGTAATTGCTATTCCTACTGGTCTGTTTATAGGTATTACTGGTAGATACTTATTGTCTGCTATTGACAAAATAAAATTAGAACTTTAA
- a CDS encoding PTS sugar transporter subunit IIC, with the protein MRNYIVKVLNGMALGLFASLIVGLIVKQIGSLMGVEWLINFGQIAQWSMGAAIGVGVAHSVEASPLGMFASAVTGMIGAAVINMGQNPIVIGPGPGEPVGALIGGLVGAEISKILQGKTPFDIVVVPMGTIIVGGAAGHFIGPYVSAMMRALGGVINMMTELQPLPMGILVAVLMGIFLTLPISSAAIAISLGLSGLAAGAATVGCACQMIGFGISSYRENKGAGLISQGLGTSMLQIGNIVKNPWIWIPPILASAILGPMATVVFKMENVPTGAGMGTSGLVGQFGTIAAMGSAGFMGVLILHFIAPAILSLFFSEYLRKKGKIKLGDMKLG; encoded by the coding sequence ATGAGAAATTATATTGTCAAAGTATTAAATGGGATGGCATTGGGACTATTTGCATCATTGATAGTTGGCCTTATAGTTAAGCAAATAGGTAGTTTGATGGGTGTAGAATGGTTAATAAATTTTGGGCAGATAGCACAATGGTCTATGGGAGCAGCAATAGGAGTTGGCGTTGCACATAGTGTGGAAGCATCTCCTCTTGGTATGTTTGCTTCAGCTGTTACAGGTATGATTGGTGCAGCTGTAATAAATATGGGTCAAAATCCTATAGTAATAGGTCCAGGTCCTGGAGAACCTGTAGGAGCACTTATAGGTGGTCTTGTTGGTGCAGAGATTTCTAAAATTCTTCAAGGGAAAACTCCATTTGATATAGTTGTAGTACCTATGGGAACTATAATTGTAGGAGGAGCAGCTGGACATTTTATAGGACCTTATGTTTCAGCTATGATGAGAGCTCTAGGCGGAGTTATAAATATGATGACAGAATTACAGCCATTACCTATGGGAATATTGGTTGCGGTATTGATGGGAATATTTTTGACACTTCCAATAAGTAGTGCAGCAATAGCTATTTCGCTCGGATTAAGTGGACTTGCTGCGGGTGCGGCAACTGTTGGATGTGCATGTCAGATGATAGGGTTTGGGATATCTAGCTATAGAGAGAACAAGGGCGCTGGGCTGATATCACAGGGGCTTGGAACATCAATGCTTCAGATAGGAAATATAGTTAAAAATCCATGGATTTGGATACCGCCAATATTGGCATCGGCAATACTTGGACCAATGGCTACTGTTGTATTTAAAATGGAAAATGTGCCAACTGGCGCTGGAATGGGAACCAGCGGCCTAGTTGGACAATTTGGAACTATTGCAGCTATGGGTTCAGCTGGCTTTATGGGAGTGCTAATACTGCATTTTATAGCCCCAGCAATACTGAGCTTGTTTTTCTCAGAGTATCTTAGAAAAAAAGGTAAAATCAAATTAGGGGATATGAAATTGGGTTAA